From Pseudomonas sp. G2-4:
TTTATCCTTGAAATAAAACGCTCGGATCACCTGGCCCGCCTGTTCCACCGGCACATGGGCATCGATCGAATGCAGCGCCGCCATGGCGTTGGCCATGATGGACAAGCCGGTGCCACCGGTACGCAGTGACTGGGCCGCTTCGAAGACCTTGACCTGCCAGCCCGCTCGCTGCAGCGCGATGGCCGCGGTCAGTCCGCCGATACCGGCGCCGGCCACAATGGCTTTTCTGGGTTCTGTCATGCTGTTTCACCTGTATCGAGCCCGGGACGACCGGGCATTTGAGTCAAGCGGGGCCGTCAATCCAGCCCCGCGACCGGCGGTAATGGTTAGGCGAATGCCTTCATGGATCCGGCGTTCCTGGTCCGGGCCATGTCCATGCGTGACTTGATGAACTCGCCCACCCGCTCGATATGGGGCTCGCGCATCATGGTCAAATGGTCGCCTTCCACGGCGACTCGCTGCACGTGGGGCGCAATCGAGCGCCAGCCGCGGTACGGGTCGCGAAAGGCCGTGCCCACCAGTTCATGGGGGGCTTGCAGCACGTCGGGCAGCTCGACATCCGCCGCGAATAGCGTGATAGGCAAGTCCAGTGGCGGAAAGCGGTAGTCCAGCAACCCTTGCCAGTTGGCATGAAAGACTCGGAACAACTGGTCCAGCGTCGCCAGGGTGATGGACTCGTCGAAAATGCCCTGGTCAATGCCGTGCTGCCTGATTGCTTCGAAGGCATGGGCGTCGGCCATGGAGGAGAAGTCCAGGGCCTGGTAGTCATATTCTTTCTGGCCGTCGCCGCTGAGCAGTTCCCACATGAACCAATTCATGAACTCGCTGCGTTCTATCTGCACCTCGCCCTGACTGACGCGCACGATGGTGTCCAGCAAAAACACGTTATGCAGACGCCGCCCGCGCCGCTGCAACTCGCTCGCCAGCTCATACGCCACGACGCCGCCATAGGACCAGCCACCCACATTCAGAGGTCCTTCGGGCGCTATCTCTTCGATGGCATCGGCGTAACACACCGCTTGGGCCTGCACCGATTGCAACGGCTCACGGGCATCCCATGTTCCCGGTGCTTGCAATGCATACAGGTGAACCTGGTCCTTGAGGACGCGCGCCAGTGCCGCATAACACAGTACGTGCCCACCGATGGGGTGCACGAGGAACAGCATCGGTTTGCGCGGGGCATTTTTGAAGTCCACCAGCGCGCCGGTACCAGGGTGTCCGGCTTCGGTCTGTTGCAGCACCTGGGCGAACTCGGCAATGGTCGGGGCCTGGATGAAGTCGGACAGCGACGGCTCCAGGCCTTGATGCCTGGCGAGCATGGCCACCAGTTGCACTGCCTTGAGCGAGTTACCCCCCAGTTCGAAGAAGTTGTCGTAGACGCTGATGTCGTCCATGCCCAGGGTTTCTTGCCAGTAGGCTTGCAACAGATCCTCCATGACATTCCTGGGCGCGATGAAGGGACGCAGCAACGTCTGTTGGACGTCTACTTTCTGCAATCGCCGACGATCGATCTTGCCGGTGGGGCCAAGCGGTAGCTGGGCAATGCTGACAAGTGTGTTCGGCACCATGTAGTCGGGCAGCGCCAGGCGCATTTCGGCCTTGAGTTGAGCCAAGTCTGGCGTGCGGCCCGGCATGGGCTGGACGAAGCCCACCAGATAACGACTGCCATCGGTTGCCGGCTTGTCGATGACCGCCACCTGCTGAATGTCGGCCCTGAACCGGGCGGAGCCGAGCATGGCCACTTCGATCTCGCCGAGCTCGACGCGATAGCCGCGGATTTTGACTTGGGCGTCGCTGCGGCCCTGGTACACCAGATCGCCCCAGGGCAGGTAGAAGCCGATATCCCCGGTTTCATATAAGCGCCGGGTCTGGCCTTCCAGCTGGCGATAGACAAAGCGTTCGTCAGTCAGGTCGGGTTGGTTCCAGTAGCCGTTGGCCAGGCATGCGCCTTCGATGAACAGGTCGCCCATGACCCCGACCGGGCAGGGGTTGCCCGCCGTATCGAGGACATGCATGCGTACCCCGTCGATGGGCGTGCCGATTGGCGGCATGCTTGGCCAGGCCGCCGCGGTGCCTTCAAGTTTCAGGCTCGTGACCACGTGCGCTTCGGTGGGGCCATAGTGATTTTCGACCCGGCAGTCGTCGAGGTGATCAATCAGGTCGCGGATTTCCGCGGTGATTTTCAGCTGCTCGCCTGCCACATTGATCTGGCCTAGCGATACCGGGCGGATGCCCAACTGCATGGCGACTTCGGCCAAACCCTGGAAGGCGACGTAGGGCAGGAACAGGCGGTTCACGCCTTGCGCGCAGATGAATTTCAACAACCGGATGAAGTCATAGCGCAGGCCCTCATCGATCATCACCAGCTCGGCACCGCAAGACAGGGTCGAGAAAATCTCCTGGAACGACACGTCGAACGAAATGGGCGAATATTGCAGCGTTTTCAGCGCATCCGGGCAGACATCTTGTGCCTGCTGGCGGTTCTGCCAGAGGATCATGTTGGTCAATGCCCGGTGCGGCATGGCCACGCCTTTGGGGCGGCCCGTCGAGCCGGACGTATAGAGCAGATAGGCGTTATCGTCAGCCACGATGTCTGCGGCGATAGAGGCAACCTGCGCGTGACAGTGCTCAAGGTTGTCGTCGAAATCGCCGACCACGCTGTCCCAGTGACGCCTGTCGGCCTGGCCCGCCAGGGTCATCGCCAGGTGCGCAGACGCATCGGCGAACAGCACCAGGCGTGGTTGCGAGTCTTCGAGAATCAGCTCGATGCGCTCATTCGGGTAGCTCAGGTCAATCGGTACATAGGCGGCGCCGGCCTGTACGACACCGAGCAAGGCAATGATCAGGTCGGGCGAGCGGGGCATCATGATCGCGACCCGATCGCCCTGGCCGATACCCTGCTGGTGCAGCCAGGTCACCAGTTGTGCGCTGGCATCCCGCAGTTGGCGGTATGAAAGGCGGGTCTGGTCAAGACTCACGGCGGTCTGCTGGTCATGGCGCGCGAAGCTGTCCAGCAACAAGGCCGACAGATTGTCATGGGGCAATGCCATGGCTGATCCTGGCGCGGTTCGTTCGAAGCGCGGCAGCCATGCCGGTATGCTGGGTTTGGCGTGGGGGGCGGCGATCATCAGTTCCAGCGTGCGCAACAGGTAATCGGCATAGGCTTCAACCTGGCTGGTGGCAACTCGCGCCGTGCAGTAGTCCATCTTCAACATCAGCGAACCATTGCCAGGGTGACGGCCCAGCGTGGTCAGCAAGTCATAGTTGCTGGCTTCCGTGGTTTCCCAGTCCGTGAGGATTTCCTCTCCCTTTGCCAGCATGTCCTTGAGGACATAAAAATCGACGTAATTGAATACCACGTTCAAGGCGACGTCGGTTTCGCGATGAATCAATGCGAACGGATAACGCCGATGGGCGAACACCTGTTGTTCCTGGGCAATCACCGCCTGGATGACCGCAAGCCAATCCTGGCCGAGGGTGCTGAAGCGCATGGGGAGGGTATTGAGGAACAAGCCCAGGACCGAGGCAGCATCCTCGAACTCTGGCCGCCCATGGCTGATCACACCACACAGCACTTCCTTTTGATTGGACATGACGGCTTGGGCGAAACCGTGGGCCGTCAGCAAGACCGCGCGCAACGGCAGGTCCTGGGCCAGGCAGAACGCTTCGAGTCGGGCCAGGTCCGCTGCGGGCATTTCACGGTAGGCCGAACGGTGGGGCGTCGAGTCCGGGGCAACCGCATGGATCCAGCTGGTCATGGCGGCGGCGGGTGCGTCGCGCAGGTAGTCGCTCCAGAACTGGCGATGCTCATCCGTTGCCATCGCTTCCTGCTCCAGGATCACGAAATCGGCTGGCGTGGTGGTCAGGGCGGGCAGTGCCGGGGGTTCAGGCGCCGAGGTGTAGAGCGTGATCAGGTCGCGCATCAAGGTCGCGACACTCCAGCCGTCGAGGATCGCATGGTGAAAACTGAACACCAGGTCGATTTCATCCTGCGCGACGAATACGCCGAACTGATACAGCGGCGCCCGCTGCCAGTCTTCGCGGTAACGCTTGCGTTCCTCCACATAGCTGCCAATGGCCTCGGCCCGTGCAGCGGGGCTCAGAGAGAGGACATCGATGACCTGCACGGGTGGCTCGACCGTCGAGTGTACGCGGGCCATGGGCACTTCGGCGTGGCCAATATCGAACGACATGCGCAAGGCCGGGTGACGCCGGATCAACGCGGCACAGGCCCGCTCCCAGGCCGCCGCATCCCAACGCAGGCGCAGGCGGTAGCGGAAGATGTCGTGATAGATCGCCGAGTCCGGGTGCATCATCGAGTGATAGATCATGCCGACTTGCAGTTGCGACGCGGCAAACACGTCATCGTACAAACCTTCGCTGGCCTGGCGGATCGCTTGCGGCACCTGGGCAAAAGGCGCCACGTGGGCCAAGGGTTGCAGGCCTGTCGAAGATGCTTCTTGCGTCTGTAGGAGTTGGGCCAACTGAGCGATGGTGGGGTGCTGGTAAATCTGCGCCAGCGTCAGCGCGATGCCTTGTTCACGCGCCTTGATCTGCAAGTGAATGACCTTCAAGGAGTCGCCGCCCAACGTGAAGTAGTTGTCGTGGACACCGGGTGCAGGTCGGTTCAGGTTGTCCCCCCAGAGGTCGGCCAATGCCTGCTCCAGCGGCGTGCGTGGCGCTGTCGTCTCGGCACTGCCCAAGGCTTGCGGCTCGGGCAAGGCCTTGCGGTCCAACTTGCCGTTTACACTCAACGGCAATTGCTCAAGCTGAATCAGGTGCCGGGGCACCATGTAGTCGGGAACCTGCTGGCGCAAGGCGTCTTGCAGTTCTTGCGGTGACAGCACGCAACCGGGGTCGCTGACCAGATAGGCGCTGAGGTACGCATTACCGTCGTGTTCCTGGCGAGCGATCACAACCACGTCTTTGACACCCTCGCAAGCGAGCAGGTGGGCTTCGATTTCGCCGAGTTCGATGCGCAGGCCGCGGATCTTCACCTGGAAATCGTTGCGTCCGAGGTATTCGATGCTGCCGTCGGGCAACCAACGCCCCAGGTCACCGGTCTTGTACAGGCGGGCCTGGGGCGCGCTCTGGAACGGGTCACGGATAAAGCGTTCGGCCGTCAGTTCGGGACGGTTCAAATAACCTCGCGCAACACCCAGGCCACCGATGTGAAGCTCGCCCGCGACACCGGGCGGCAGCAACTGCAGGTTCGCATCGAGGACATGCATCTGGATGTTCGCGATGGGTTGGCCGATCGGCACGATGCCTTCATGCACGTGGGGCCGGCAACGCCAGGCCGTTACGTCGATGGCCGCTTCGGTGGGGCCGTAGAGGTTGTGCAACTGCACCGCCGGCAAACGTTCGAAGAA
This genomic window contains:
- a CDS encoding non-ribosomal peptide synthetase; this encodes MTQTMPASGAEHLLYPLAAPQLDIWLDQVLHGDSPLYNIGGYARINGAVDASLMQMAIDQVVNRHDALRIQLVPGSAEHPLPRQRFLGTVSVPLNVHDVSGHGDPEASALALLQENLQTAFSFDDGLLLRADLLKVREDLYYFFVNGHHLIIDGWSFAMIGRAISQAYTALHDQTENEVTAPTYRTYIEQQDTVKDSAAFQRQRQYWLDKYRTLPEPLLAPRYLGRFGQGLAPSQNHAWRLPRALYNRLGEQAKASGQATVFHVMLAVLYSYFARVEQRDEIVIGLPILNRANAAHKATVGLFVGMSPVRLSLGTDLRFSELAGKIALTLKQDYRYQRFPLSELNRELGLQNQGRRQLFDVVVSYEQDQDTWYGPALAQPVKLSNGYEQMPLAMHIREAALDDDVWMHFIYNEAYFEAPQIEALQQRFTNILEQVAADFDAPVNTLDLMPPTERQVLREWNRTAVDYPRDVLLHQLIEAQVVACPHAIAVRFEGQSLTYDQLNRQANRLAHALLEAGLGPDARVAICVERSLEMVVGLLGILKAGAAYVPLDPGYPTDRLSHMLNDSAPGVLITTRGLLTNLPTVAMPVLCLDTDPERLSRQPEHNPDAAALGLTPQHLAYVIYTSGSTGLPKGVMNQHDGVVNRLLWARDAYGVDEHSRVLQKTPFSFDVSVWEFFLPLLSGAQLVVAAPDGHKDPGYLMDIMASAGITLLHFVPSMLQIFLDQVEPQRLPDLKQVLCSGEALPYALQKRFFERLPAVQLHNLYGPTEAAIDVTAWRCRPHVHEGIVPIGQPIANIQMHVLDANLQLLPPGVAGELHIGGLGVARGYLNRPELTAERFIRDPFQSAPQARLYKTGDLGRWLPDGSIEYLGRNDFQVKIRGLRIELGEIEAHLLACEGVKDVVVIARQEHDGNAYLSAYLVSDPGCVLSPQELQDALRQQVPDYMVPRHLIQLEQLPLSVNGKLDRKALPEPQALGSAETTAPRTPLEQALADLWGDNLNRPAPGVHDNYFTLGGDSLKVIHLQIKAREQGIALTLAQIYQHPTIAQLAQLLQTQEASSTGLQPLAHVAPFAQVPQAIRQASEGLYDDVFAASQLQVGMIYHSMMHPDSAIYHDIFRYRLRLRWDAAAWERACAALIRRHPALRMSFDIGHAEVPMARVHSTVEPPVQVIDVLSLSPAARAEAIGSYVEERKRYREDWQRAPLYQFGVFVAQDEIDLVFSFHHAILDGWSVATLMRDLITLYTSAPEPPALPALTTTPADFVILEQEAMATDEHRQFWSDYLRDAPAAAMTSWIHAVAPDSTPHRSAYREMPAADLARLEAFCLAQDLPLRAVLLTAHGFAQAVMSNQKEVLCGVISHGRPEFEDAASVLGLFLNTLPMRFSTLGQDWLAVIQAVIAQEQQVFAHRRYPFALIHRETDVALNVVFNYVDFYVLKDMLAKGEEILTDWETTEASNYDLLTTLGRHPGNGSLMLKMDYCTARVATSQVEAYADYLLRTLELMIAAPHAKPSIPAWLPRFERTAPGSAMALPHDNLSALLLDSFARHDQQTAVSLDQTRLSYRQLRDASAQLVTWLHQQGIGQGDRVAIMMPRSPDLIIALLGVVQAGAAYVPIDLSYPNERIELILEDSQPRLVLFADASAHLAMTLAGQADRRHWDSVVGDFDDNLEHCHAQVASIAADIVADDNAYLLYTSGSTGRPKGVAMPHRALTNMILWQNRQQAQDVCPDALKTLQYSPISFDVSFQEIFSTLSCGAELVMIDEGLRYDFIRLLKFICAQGVNRLFLPYVAFQGLAEVAMQLGIRPVSLGQINVAGEQLKITAEIRDLIDHLDDCRVENHYGPTEAHVVTSLKLEGTAAAWPSMPPIGTPIDGVRMHVLDTAGNPCPVGVMGDLFIEGACLANGYWNQPDLTDERFVYRQLEGQTRRLYETGDIGFYLPWGDLVYQGRSDAQVKIRGYRVELGEIEVAMLGSARFRADIQQVAVIDKPATDGSRYLVGFVQPMPGRTPDLAQLKAEMRLALPDYMVPNTLVSIAQLPLGPTGKIDRRRLQKVDVQQTLLRPFIAPRNVMEDLLQAYWQETLGMDDISVYDNFFELGGNSLKAVQLVAMLARHQGLEPSLSDFIQAPTIAEFAQVLQQTEAGHPGTGALVDFKNAPRKPMLFLVHPIGGHVLCYAALARVLKDQVHLYALQAPGTWDAREPLQSVQAQAVCYADAIEEIAPEGPLNVGGWSYGGVVAYELASELQRRGRRLHNVFLLDTIVRVSQGEVQIERSEFMNWFMWELLSGDGQKEYDYQALDFSSMADAHAFEAIRQHGIDQGIFDESITLATLDQLFRVFHANWQGLLDYRFPPLDLPITLFAADVELPDVLQAPHELVGTAFRDPYRGWRSIAPHVQRVAVEGDHLTMMREPHIERVGEFIKSRMDMARTRNAGSMKAFA